From Deltaproteobacteria bacterium, the proteins below share one genomic window:
- a CDS encoding asparaginase, with translation MKLLVTGGTFDKEYDEISGRLFFKETHVAEMLRLGRSAVAIDVETLMMIDSLEITDRDRAAIVASCQTSNDHQIVVTHGTDTMEHTARALGEAKISGKTIVLTGAMVPYKFGSSDGLFNLGSAIAFAQTLPNGVYVAMNGRWFSWKTVRKNKITGEFYEEKK, from the coding sequence TTGAAGCTTCTCGTGACAGGTGGAACTTTCGACAAAGAATACGACGAGATTTCGGGGCGCCTTTTTTTTAAAGAAACTCATGTCGCAGAGATGCTTCGCCTGGGGCGCTCTGCAGTTGCGATCGATGTAGAAACACTGATGATGATCGATAGCTTAGAAATCACCGACCGCGATCGTGCGGCGATTGTAGCTAGTTGCCAGACCTCAAATGACCATCAAATCGTCGTGACCCACGGAACTGACACGATGGAACACACGGCACGCGCTCTTGGCGAAGCTAAGATTAGCGGAAAGACGATTGTGCTAACCGGTGCAATGGTGCCTTACAAATTTGGCAGCTCCGACGGACTTTTTAACCTAGGATCGGCAATCGCCTTCGCGCAAACATTACCAAACGGGGTGTACGTCGCGATGAACGGGCGATGGTTCAGCTGGAAGACCGTCCGAAAAAACAAGATAACAGGCGAATTTTATGAAGAAAAAAAATAA
- the tatA gene encoding twin-arginine translocase TatA/TatE family subunit yields the protein MSLGPLELAMLAAIALLFFGPAKLPQLGKSIGEAIRGFKGAMSDMNNEINKPEPNSEKSTPKPPSQPTASEPETEAVNQAETGKKEKDPVR from the coding sequence ATGAGCTTGGGACCACTGGAACTTGCGATGCTGGCGGCGATTGCACTTTTGTTTTTTGGTCCCGCAAAGCTTCCTCAATTGGGTAAGTCAATCGGCGAAGCTATACGTGGATTTAAGGGCGCAATGTCCGACATGAATAATGAAATCAATAAACCAGAACCAAACTCAGAAAAATCCACTCCCAAGCCGCCTTCACAACCGACAGCTTCCGAGCCAGAAACTGAGGCCGTGAACCAAGCCGAGACCGGCAAAAAAGAAAAAGACCCGGTTCGGTAA
- a CDS encoding OmpA family protein, producing MTFRKRNFVTAVTAMTLIGGTLGCSSAGKNTAVGAGVGAAAGAAIGAIVGHQSGDRGKGALIGAALGGGLGGLVGNRLDKQKKELEQIAETKRTENGLVSKLKSDILFDSGKAALKPTASQNLGKMAEIMKKYPENVLTVKGYTDTTGSADRNRTLSEERAAAVKNQLIAGGIPSATISIVGMGPDSPVADNSTKDGRAQNRRVEIEIAVDESKVPKK from the coding sequence ATGACATTTCGAAAGCGCAATTTCGTCACAGCCGTCACCGCCATGACCTTAATCGGCGGTACACTCGGATGCAGTTCGGCTGGCAAAAACACCGCGGTTGGTGCGGGTGTCGGCGCCGCTGCAGGAGCAGCGATAGGAGCGATCGTGGGCCATCAGTCGGGCGATCGTGGCAAAGGCGCTCTCATTGGCGCCGCACTCGGCGGCGGACTCGGCGGTCTCGTTGGCAATCGCCTAGATAAACAGAAAAAAGAACTCGAACAAATTGCCGAAACTAAACGTACTGAAAATGGTCTCGTGTCGAAATTGAAAAGCGATATTTTGTTTGATTCAGGCAAAGCAGCCCTCAAGCCCACGGCGTCGCAAAATCTTGGAAAAATGGCTGAGATCATGAAGAAATACCCAGAGAACGTCCTGACGGTAAAGGGCTACACCGACACCACAGGGTCAGCCGATCGAAACAGGACTTTGTCGGAAGAGCGCGCGGCAGCTGTGAAAAACCAATTGATCGCTGGCGGAATACCATCTGCTACGATTTCAATTGTTGGAATGGGGCCAGATAGTCCAGTTGCCGACAACTCGACAAAAGATGGCCGCGCTCAAAATCGCCGCGTCGAAATTGAAATCGCTGTGGACGAATCGAAGGTTCCAAAAAAGTAA
- a CDS encoding L,D-transpeptidase family protein — protein sequence MRTASIKLALIILVFIVGGFTPERASSTSLEVHEQEFQNLIWEGDQWEEEVDAEIAYGLQDPGMYLVWKKPFPKPPDLSSSDIKSVDRALQSSNLAPDSECRLSREQIEFSEIELSKVDRGVCQTAAGVRTKQIVWLKATQGLYACEDGKVALAIKSSIGSNGLHKEKEGDRKTPVGSYWLGLPRSSEKFGIFIPVGYPNASDVKAGRTGSAIGIHGPLRYGIFASPCAVESSLSRNWTAGCLAAGRDTQVMNLSKWMVRNWPIQLIVLP from the coding sequence ATGCGAACGGCATCCATAAAACTTGCTCTTATTATTCTAGTTTTTATCGTCGGTGGCTTTACGCCGGAACGGGCATCCTCAACTTCCTTGGAAGTTCATGAACAAGAATTTCAAAATCTGATCTGGGAAGGCGACCAATGGGAAGAGGAAGTGGACGCTGAAATCGCTTACGGACTTCAAGATCCCGGTATGTATCTTGTTTGGAAGAAGCCATTTCCCAAGCCGCCCGACTTGTCGAGTTCTGATATAAAGTCGGTTGATCGAGCACTACAAAGTTCTAACCTCGCCCCCGATTCGGAATGCCGATTATCTCGCGAACAAATTGAATTTTCAGAAATCGAACTCTCTAAAGTCGATCGCGGTGTGTGCCAGACCGCAGCTGGAGTGCGAACAAAACAAATCGTTTGGTTAAAAGCCACTCAAGGTCTTTACGCCTGTGAAGATGGGAAAGTTGCCCTGGCGATAAAAAGTTCCATCGGCTCGAACGGCCTCCATAAGGAGAAAGAAGGCGATCGAAAAACGCCGGTGGGTTCTTACTGGTTAGGGCTTCCGCGTTCGTCGGAAAAGTTTGGTATTTTTATTCCCGTTGGCTACCCGAATGCGAGCGATGTGAAGGCCGGAAGAACGGGCAGTGCAATTGGCATTCATGGTCCGCTTCGCTACGGAATATTCGCGTCTCCATGCGCAGTGGAAAGCAGTCTCTCGCGAAATTGGACAGCCGGCTGTTTAGCTGCCGGCCGTGATACTCAAGTTATGAACTTGTCAAAGTGGATGGTGAGGAATTGGCCGATTCAGCTGATCGTCTTACCTTAA
- a CDS encoding DEAD/DEAH box helicase, with protein MVQPNARTFGSGVPFSLPDSPTWRERWTEIPPSRPLSEGELLEQWVSPAWRASDVPLTFHSDQTPLSTRSMMSMMDWVNEEGAILQYLFVDGLCLTAGELLRHPRGRQVPRLLLPLALQIRPEVQGASLAHRPHNMRPQWLIHSDQVVATVLLATERVNRGLMADDDGTPINLLFTTTSDKNSLRKAIRFEGVSVEQNDASAGGIEWVVQSVEEPEYALRGAVNIKASSSGVPDAAETYRFDEKSHHLVFHSWRDRLDGVRAFLSSNLGPEASGQNGRLEIKGHGQIQALIEEIENRKSAEESEAKDRVVVQPKSVIVEPQDLETNLAVTTDGSFRLKFSLGAELDGRELEAHGFPQALQYVIYLLQGGLGATTGIANTQLAHNRRGPKRERDLKLLRHIGFASLLFYEACSFAFRLPGSDGETPESFLEMRARLFRKFASFLSRIDQARGENGAEEAEEEHLDPFTTFETMVSEGIVSLLDGLMNQIIEDCKDRRETRLYLPSGEVRARGLSTQTMRLMHALLADLARETEGACFTKVRGTWFEAFTNKREGFAREDLVVREELEPEEDRNRIFEPGINERFVIPTAKLPPRGAQFLALAHKGFHITMDGKTIELVKEGEFRPEFTLKEGVSDSKLESLPLGNRKIDWFELHPRFFFRGKELSPDEAIRLSREGIIEHEGRYFLLEPKELPSLKRLTRFWESLHGDGQGLLADKNKRRRTEETFFQLPRARSLELLALRASGIEIQGGPKWQAICAFYDSLDKNREPLELPDTFKTTLQPYQETGVQWLLDIRRLGLGGILADDMGLGKTVTSLAFLEKLRAKGELGPTLVLVPTSLTYNWMAEMTRFAPEFKAHLFSSREPEAFLDFTKSRDAGIVICTYGLLQENVELFEQVAWDVVIFDEAQALKTITTKRTTAARKIRADFKLCLTGTPLENHYGEFYSLFDLCVAGALGDLPTFRERFVNPVRVLREDLDELKLKTKPLLLRRTKSQVMHQLPEKTETTMRLPFDDEQRKIYRDIATSYNRQIRDQISKEGEGKTQLQMLTALLRLRQVCSDPRGIPGVKYDGEPPKISTLVEALTEITQEGSSALVFTQFLATFERIRLALTAAGVPFFEMSGSDSRVERERKLRGFDEYKGGAVMLMTLKTGGVGLNLVKASYIFHIEPWWNPAVENQATDRAHRIGQTKAVQVYRYIIRDSVEEKIEVLKDLKSKRFDALFGEPGTTAVETDADMLQVSSRLSQKDFEFLLS; from the coding sequence TTGGTTCAACCTAACGCCCGGACTTTTGGTTCGGGCGTTCCATTTTCGCTACCTGACTCACCGACCTGGCGCGAACGATGGACAGAAATTCCGCCTTCGCGACCACTTTCCGAAGGCGAACTTTTAGAGCAATGGGTGAGCCCCGCTTGGCGCGCAAGTGACGTTCCACTCACATTTCATTCCGACCAAACTCCACTCTCCACCCGCTCTATGATGAGCATGATGGACTGGGTCAACGAGGAGGGCGCGATTCTTCAGTATCTCTTCGTCGACGGGCTCTGTTTAACGGCGGGAGAACTTCTGCGCCATCCGCGCGGGCGCCAGGTGCCAAGGCTTTTGCTGCCACTCGCATTGCAGATCCGCCCCGAAGTACAAGGCGCAAGCCTCGCACATCGGCCGCACAACATGCGTCCCCAATGGCTGATCCACAGTGATCAGGTAGTTGCCACTGTGCTTCTCGCCACAGAGCGCGTAAATCGCGGCCTCATGGCTGATGATGATGGCACCCCGATTAATTTACTGTTTACGACAACTTCAGACAAAAATAGTCTGCGAAAAGCCATTCGCTTTGAAGGCGTTAGCGTTGAACAGAACGATGCCTCGGCTGGAGGAATCGAATGGGTTGTTCAGTCTGTCGAAGAACCTGAGTACGCGCTTAGAGGCGCTGTGAACATAAAGGCTTCTTCCAGCGGTGTTCCCGATGCCGCCGAAACTTATCGATTTGATGAGAAGTCGCATCACCTTGTTTTCCACTCGTGGCGCGACCGATTGGACGGCGTTCGCGCGTTCTTGTCTTCTAACCTCGGTCCAGAAGCCAGTGGCCAAAACGGCCGCCTTGAAATCAAAGGTCACGGCCAGATTCAAGCACTTATTGAAGAAATTGAAAACCGCAAGTCCGCAGAAGAAAGCGAAGCGAAAGACCGCGTCGTCGTTCAGCCGAAATCTGTCATCGTAGAGCCGCAAGATCTTGAAACTAATTTGGCCGTGACTACTGATGGCAGCTTTCGATTGAAGTTTTCTCTTGGTGCGGAGCTTGATGGCCGGGAACTTGAAGCACATGGATTCCCTCAAGCCCTCCAATACGTGATTTATCTTCTCCAGGGGGGACTTGGAGCTACCACCGGCATTGCGAACACTCAACTTGCCCACAACCGCCGCGGCCCCAAACGAGAACGTGATTTAAAACTTTTACGCCACATCGGATTCGCGTCCCTGCTGTTTTACGAAGCCTGCTCGTTTGCATTTCGATTGCCCGGTTCCGACGGCGAGACACCTGAATCATTTTTAGAAATGCGCGCTCGTCTGTTTAGGAAATTTGCGAGCTTTTTATCTCGGATCGATCAGGCGCGAGGCGAAAATGGCGCTGAAGAGGCAGAAGAAGAACACTTAGACCCGTTTACCACGTTCGAGACAATGGTTTCAGAAGGAATCGTCAGCCTCCTCGATGGCTTGATGAATCAGATCATCGAAGACTGCAAAGATCGGCGCGAAACGCGTCTCTATTTGCCAAGCGGAGAAGTTCGAGCTCGGGGACTCTCGACTCAAACCATGCGCCTCATGCACGCCTTGTTGGCGGACCTAGCTCGCGAAACCGAGGGTGCCTGTTTCACTAAAGTACGAGGCACTTGGTTTGAAGCATTCACGAACAAACGAGAAGGCTTTGCAAGAGAGGACTTGGTAGTTCGTGAAGAACTTGAGCCTGAAGAAGATCGGAATCGAATTTTTGAACCGGGAATCAATGAACGGTTCGTGATCCCAACTGCGAAACTTCCACCTCGTGGAGCACAGTTTTTAGCTCTCGCGCACAAAGGCTTTCATATCACGATGGATGGTAAAACCATCGAGCTTGTTAAAGAAGGGGAATTCCGTCCGGAATTTACTCTCAAAGAAGGCGTTTCTGATTCGAAGCTTGAAAGCCTTCCGCTTGGAAACAGAAAAATCGACTGGTTCGAACTGCATCCTCGATTTTTCTTTAGAGGAAAAGAACTCTCCCCGGACGAAGCCATTCGTCTTTCGCGTGAAGGAATCATCGAACATGAAGGTCGATACTTTCTGCTTGAACCCAAAGAACTTCCAAGTCTTAAACGACTGACTCGATTCTGGGAAAGTCTTCATGGCGATGGCCAAGGACTTTTAGCAGATAAAAATAAACGGCGACGAACGGAGGAGACTTTCTTTCAACTTCCCCGTGCACGGTCGTTAGAGCTATTGGCGCTTCGCGCCTCCGGAATTGAAATTCAAGGCGGACCAAAATGGCAGGCGATCTGTGCCTTTTATGATTCCTTAGATAAAAATAGAGAACCACTTGAATTACCTGACACCTTTAAGACCACGCTTCAGCCCTATCAAGAGACCGGGGTGCAGTGGCTTTTGGATATCCGTCGGCTGGGCCTTGGTGGAATTTTAGCGGATGACATGGGGCTTGGAAAAACCGTAACCAGTCTCGCATTTCTAGAAAAGCTACGTGCGAAAGGCGAACTCGGACCAACCTTGGTTTTAGTTCCGACATCACTCACGTACAACTGGATGGCAGAAATGACTCGGTTCGCGCCAGAGTTTAAAGCCCACCTTTTCTCATCCCGCGAACCAGAGGCTTTCCTTGATTTCACGAAATCTCGAGATGCAGGGATTGTGATCTGCACCTACGGACTTTTGCAAGAAAACGTTGAGCTGTTTGAACAGGTCGCGTGGGATGTGGTGATTTTCGACGAGGCCCAAGCACTGAAAACGATCACGACGAAGCGGACAACCGCCGCCAGGAAAATTCGGGCAGATTTCAAACTCTGCCTCACTGGAACACCACTTGAAAACCATTACGGTGAATTCTATTCGCTGTTTGATCTTTGTGTGGCTGGGGCTTTAGGCGATCTGCCTACTTTCCGCGAGCGCTTCGTCAACCCTGTTCGAGTTTTACGAGAAGATCTCGACGAGCTGAAACTTAAAACAAAACCTCTTTTGCTTCGTCGCACAAAATCGCAAGTCATGCATCAGCTGCCAGAGAAAACAGAAACGACGATGCGACTTCCGTTTGATGATGAACAGCGAAAGATCTATCGCGACATCGCAACCAGCTACAACCGGCAGATTCGCGATCAGATTTCAAAAGAAGGTGAAGGAAAAACGCAGCTGCAAATGTTGACGGCACTTTTGCGCTTGCGCCAAGTCTGCTCGGATCCACGCGGAATCCCAGGCGTAAAGTACGACGGAGAGCCACCGAAAATTTCGACTCTCGTTGAAGCGCTTACAGAAATCACTCAAGAAGGTTCTAGCGCACTGGTGTTTACGCAGTTCCTAGCCACGTTCGAGCGAATTCGTCTTGCACTTACAGCGGCCGGTGTACCCTTCTTTGAAATGAGCGGATCGGACTCTCGCGTTGAACGAGAAAGAAAACTGCGTGGCTTTGATGAGTACAAAGGTGGCGCTGTTATGCTGATGACACTTAAGACCGGTGGCGTCGGTCTAAATTTAGTCAAGGCAAGTTACATTTTCCATATCGAACCATGGTGGAATCCTGCCGTTGAAAATCAAGCGACCGATCGTGCCCACCGAATTGGACAAACGAAAGCCGTGCAAGTGTATCGCTACATCATTCGCGACTCAGTTGAAGAAAAGATCGAGGTACTTAAAGATCTTAAGAGCAAACGATTTGATGCGCTTTTTGGCGAACCCGGAACCACTGCAGTGGAAACGGATGCCGACATGCTTCAGGTCAGTAGCCGCCTAAGCCAGAAAGATTTCGAATTCTTACTGAGCTAG
- the nth gene encoding endonuclease III translates to MLSRKTRLARAVFIQERLEELYPETHVPLDHKDAFTLLIAVLLSAQCTDKRVNEVTPALFKLADTPLKMSLKTPAEVLEIVRPCGLGPQKSKAIVGLSKILIESHKGRVPKSLEELEELPGVGHKTAQVVMAQAFGIPSFPVDTHIHRLAKRWKLTRGNNVVQTERDLKDLFPVEKWNKLHLQIIFYGREYCSARGCDGKTCELCKTLNAPSKIS, encoded by the coding sequence ATGCTTAGCCGAAAAACTCGACTTGCTCGTGCGGTCTTCATTCAAGAACGTCTCGAAGAGCTCTATCCAGAAACTCATGTTCCCCTGGACCATAAAGATGCATTTACGCTTCTGATCGCGGTACTTTTATCGGCACAATGCACCGACAAAAGGGTGAACGAAGTGACACCGGCGTTATTTAAACTGGCCGACACTCCCTTGAAAATGTCTCTCAAAACTCCAGCTGAGGTTCTTGAAATTGTACGGCCCTGTGGCTTGGGGCCACAAAAGTCGAAAGCGATCGTTGGACTTTCAAAAATCTTGATTGAGTCTCACAAAGGTCGAGTCCCAAAATCCTTAGAGGAACTGGAAGAACTCCCTGGTGTCGGCCACAAGACTGCTCAAGTGGTGATGGCTCAGGCATTTGGCATACCAAGCTTTCCGGTCGATACCCACATACACCGCCTGGCGAAACGGTGGAAATTAACTCGCGGAAACAATGTCGTCCAAACGGAGCGCGACTTAAAAGATCTTTTTCCAGTCGAAAAATGGAACAAGCTTCACCTGCAAATCATTTTTTACGGACGAGAATACTGCTCGGCCCGCGGATGCGATGGAAAAACCTGCGAGCTTTGCAAAACCCTTAACGCTCCCTCAAAAATCAGCTAA
- a CDS encoding metallophosphoesterase: MANMKSGNKKQIYAIGDVHGCATELESLLAHLSIDRETLIIFLGDYVDRGFDSRRVIDIVVDLKKRCEVVALMGNHEAMFLDFLERPESIGSGLFILNGGGSTLANYAGPNGSFEVPQSHVEFLKSLKLFYETESHFFVHAGVPLKKKLRDLDPVLDRETFLWTRGPFLTTSENWGKIVVHGHTPNDQPERRPNRVNIDTGCVFGGHLTAFDVTGDKFISVERIPFEEKAAPMLTESGSLRIAVRFNGRMPVTASKPGQRRIEFETLNYNQFGLLLRELSPADMSAFENGDVIEGTIGDDHRTAVQFEGQIVRVESRHGFSLYGVKIEKISTANDTGSGGWLNRPA; this comes from the coding sequence ATGGCAAACATGAAATCTGGAAATAAAAAACAAATTTATGCGATCGGCGACGTGCATGGTTGCGCCACCGAACTTGAAAGCTTGCTCGCGCATTTATCGATCGATCGAGAAACACTGATAATATTTTTGGGTGATTATGTTGACCGAGGTTTTGATTCCCGACGTGTCATTGATATTGTTGTCGATCTGAAAAAGCGCTGCGAGGTAGTTGCTCTCATGGGAAACCACGAGGCGATGTTTTTAGATTTTCTCGAACGACCTGAAAGTATTGGGTCAGGGCTGTTTATACTTAATGGCGGAGGTTCTACTCTAGCCAACTACGCCGGCCCCAATGGCTCGTTCGAGGTTCCTCAGTCACATGTCGAATTTCTTAAGAGCTTAAAGCTGTTTTACGAAACAGAATCGCATTTTTTTGTTCATGCAGGCGTTCCATTGAAGAAAAAGCTTCGCGATCTAGATCCTGTTTTGGATCGAGAAACCTTTTTGTGGACTCGGGGTCCGTTTCTGACAACGTCTGAAAACTGGGGCAAAATTGTCGTTCACGGCCACACTCCAAACGATCAACCTGAGCGTCGGCCCAATCGCGTGAATATCGATACCGGCTGTGTATTTGGCGGTCATTTAACCGCGTTTGATGTGACCGGCGACAAATTTATTTCTGTCGAACGAATTCCGTTCGAGGAAAAGGCAGCACCGATGTTAACGGAATCAGGCTCGCTTCGGATCGCAGTTCGTTTTAATGGGCGAATGCCTGTTACTGCTTCGAAGCCCGGGCAGCGTCGCATCGAATTTGAAACCCTCAATTACAATCAATTTGGCCTTTTATTGCGCGAACTCAGTCCTGCCGACATGTCCGCATTTGAAAACGGGGACGTGATTGAGGGGACGATCGGAGATGATCATCGGACGGCCGTCCAATTTGAAGGTCAGATTGTCCGCGTTGAAAGTCGCCACGGGTTTTCGCTTTACGGAGTCAAGATCGAAAAGATTTCGACGGCCAATGACACGGGTAGTGGTGGGTGGCTCAATCGGCCGGCTTGA
- a CDS encoding DUF3516 domain-containing protein, whose protein sequence is MWAFGGIIRQPLFKRIPSFSELSSGDPQDLILDRFLNYLSEIGFELYAAQEEAILSLVGGDNVILNTPTGSGKSLVAEALIFNSMALGRRSVYTCPVKALVNEKFLNLCKLFGAESVGLMTGDGSVNHDAPILCCTAEILANMALCDGADAKVDDVIMDEFHYYSDRERGMAWQIPLLELSRARFLLMSATLGDMTFFQEVIEKLTGKSTRLITGLERPVPLEFEYRGETHLHETITDLLKLGRAPVYLVNFTQNLAAEEAQNLMSVDIITKEQKKAILERLKDIPFRSPYGKEIQKYLKHGIGVHHAGLLPKYRILVEKLAQEGHLKVISGTDTLGVGVNIPIRTVLFTKLCKYDGEKTAILSSRDFHQVSGRAGRRGFDERGFVVAQAPEHVIDNVKLDRKVALDPKKSKKIVKSKPPEKGFVHWDESTFMKLTKSIPESLQSRFHVDHEMVLSVLMRKNEDGCESLRKLIRVSHESLAAKRKHRKRAFELFRSLLDRNLITLSPLQVHGDLQTDFSLHQSLSLWLIDTLKLLDPASETYSLDVVTLCEAICESPDLIIRKQTDRARQELYLQLKSEGVEFEERQEKLELVEHPKPLRDFIYQTFNDWSEKHPWVGTENIRPKTIVREMLEKGLSFSDYIREYDMSRGEGVLLRSINDVFKVLVKTVPDSFKNDEILEFETEIALILRSVDSSLMDEWDRLRSDFVELGGAVRIATGDADKAALKLDTDAKAAMDQKSRQAELRRRIRAEVFRFTRAMASGDSEEAFNIASEWKALKLKRLSLSFQDLLLDVPGNSWCYADALAPVYFSDSLLKLKSEGFTGLKTDLSSRNANLTNIHFGDTVTVEHRLLDLGGSDNTFWLRLEMNLELGREERTT, encoded by the coding sequence ATCTGGGCTTTCGGGGGTATTATCCGACAGCCACTCTTTAAGCGCATTCCATCTTTCAGTGAGCTTTCCAGCGGGGATCCGCAGGATCTGATTCTCGATCGCTTCTTAAACTATCTTTCAGAAATCGGCTTTGAACTTTACGCCGCACAAGAAGAAGCGATTCTTTCACTCGTTGGTGGGGACAACGTCATCCTCAATACGCCAACGGGAAGCGGAAAAAGTCTTGTTGCAGAGGCTCTGATCTTTAACTCGATGGCTCTCGGTCGAAGGTCCGTGTACACCTGTCCCGTAAAAGCCCTGGTAAACGAAAAGTTTTTAAATCTCTGTAAGCTCTTCGGTGCCGAAAGCGTAGGCCTGATGACAGGCGACGGATCAGTAAATCACGACGCTCCCATTCTCTGTTGCACGGCCGAGATATTGGCCAACATGGCGCTTTGTGATGGTGCAGATGCCAAAGTCGATGACGTGATTATGGATGAGTTCCATTACTATTCCGATCGCGAGCGCGGAATGGCGTGGCAGATTCCGCTTCTTGAACTTTCCCGAGCCCGATTTCTATTGATGTCGGCCACTCTTGGAGACATGACTTTTTTCCAAGAGGTTATCGAAAAGCTAACCGGTAAGTCTACGCGACTCATCACAGGGCTTGAGAGACCTGTACCGCTGGAATTTGAGTACCGTGGTGAAACGCACCTTCATGAAACCATCACGGACCTCTTAAAGTTAGGGCGAGCACCAGTTTACCTCGTCAACTTTACGCAGAATTTGGCGGCCGAAGAAGCACAAAATTTGATGAGCGTTGACATCATTACGAAAGAGCAAAAGAAAGCGATTCTTGAGCGACTGAAAGATATTCCGTTTCGCTCGCCTTACGGCAAAGAGATTCAAAAGTACCTGAAGCATGGAATAGGCGTCCATCACGCGGGACTTTTGCCGAAATATCGGATCTTGGTGGAAAAGCTCGCGCAAGAGGGCCATCTGAAAGTTATCTCTGGCACAGACACTTTGGGGGTTGGGGTCAATATCCCAATTCGGACGGTCTTATTCACGAAGCTCTGCAAATACGACGGGGAAAAGACGGCGATTCTTTCCAGCCGAGATTTTCATCAAGTGTCAGGCCGCGCCGGGAGGCGGGGATTTGATGAACGCGGGTTTGTGGTTGCGCAGGCGCCGGAACATGTCATTGATAATGTGAAGCTAGATCGCAAGGTGGCACTCGATCCCAAAAAGTCGAAGAAGATTGTGAAGTCGAAACCCCCCGAGAAAGGTTTTGTCCACTGGGATGAATCGACTTTTATGAAGCTTACGAAGTCGATTCCTGAATCGCTTCAGTCGCGGTTTCACGTTGATCACGAAATGGTTCTTTCGGTGCTGATGCGGAAGAACGAAGACGGTTGCGAGTCGCTTCGAAAACTAATTCGAGTTTCGCATGAGTCACTGGCGGCAAAACGAAAGCACCGAAAACGAGCCTTTGAATTATTTCGGTCGTTACTCGATCGAAACTTAATTACTCTCAGTCCTCTGCAAGTGCATGGCGATCTGCAAACCGATTTTTCGCTTCACCAATCGCTTTCGCTATGGTTGATCGACACTTTGAAGCTTTTAGATCCTGCAAGTGAAACCTATTCGCTAGATGTCGTAACCTTATGTGAGGCAATCTGCGAATCCCCGGACTTGATCATTCGCAAACAAACCGATCGCGCGCGCCAAGAGCTTTACCTGCAATTGAAATCCGAAGGGGTTGAGTTCGAGGAGCGACAAGAAAAGCTTGAACTCGTCGAGCATCCAAAGCCGCTTAGAGATTTTATTTATCAAACCTTCAATGATTGGTCGGAGAAGCATCCTTGGGTGGGTACCGAAAATATCCGGCCCAAGACGATTGTTCGCGAGATGCTTGAAAAGGGACTTAGTTTTTCAGACTACATTCGCGAGTACGATATGAGTCGGGGCGAAGGTGTGCTTTTGCGCTCGATCAACGATGTTTTCAAGGTCCTGGTAAAGACAGTTCCCGACAGTTTTAAAAATGACGAGATTTTGGAATTTGAAACTGAAATCGCTCTCATCTTGCGGTCTGTCGATTCTTCCTTGATGGACGAATGGGATCGCTTGCGCTCTGACTTTGTCGAACTTGGTGGCGCGGTACGAATTGCCACAGGTGACGCCGACAAAGCGGCACTGAAACTTGATACTGACGCGAAAGCGGCCATGGACCAGAAGTCGCGGCAAGCGGAGCTTCGAAGGCGAATCCGTGCTGAGGTGTTTCGTTTCACCAGGGCGATGGCATCCGGCGATTCGGAAGAAGCCTTCAATATTGCTTCCGAGTGGAAAGCGTTGAAGTTAAAGCGGTTGTCGCTTTCGTTTCAGGATCTCCTCTTGGACGTACCTGGTAATTCATGGTGCTACGCGGACGCACTCGCGCCGGTCTATTTTTCTGATAGTCTTTTGAAGCTTAAATCCGAGGGCTTCACGGGCTTGAAAACAGATCTTTCTTCGCGAAACGCCAATTTAACAAACATTCACTTCGGCGATACGGTGACTGTCGAGCATCGGCTTTTGGATCTAGGCGGAAGCGACAATACATTTTGGCTACGGCTAGAAATGAACTTAGAACTAGGCCGAGAAGAGCGCACGACATGA